The following proteins are encoded in a genomic region of Takifugu flavidus isolate HTHZ2018 chromosome 3, ASM371156v2, whole genome shotgun sequence:
- the hpxb gene encoding hemopexin: MDLFSKTLLLCLLLILTDAAPAPQDAAEKDNISEVKEEDSGPALPDRCAGIEFDAITPDEKGKTLFFKGAYMWKDFHGPAQLVSESFKEIDDIPNAGHISAAFRMHNKANPDDHDRIYLFLEDKVFSYYEQVLEEGYPKHINEEFPGVPTHLDAAVECPKGECMADSVLFFKGQDVHVYDLSTKTVKTKTWSHLPACTSAFRWLEHYYCFHGHNFTRFNPISGEVNGTYPKDARHYFMRCPNFGHGGGYNIPKCSEVKIDAITTDDAGRKYAFAGPIYMRLDTRRDGFHAFPITRMWKEVVGKVDAVFSYGDKMYLIKGKQVYIYKSGAHYTLVEGYPKTLEEELGVEGPVDAAFVCPGQHTVHIIQGERFLDVSLTATPRVVARNLPFVLSDIDAAYCDANGVKLFSGSKYYQYPSATILALSKIAALAEPITSEMLGCRD, translated from the exons ATGGACCTCTTCAGCAAGACTCTGCTCCTGTGTTTGCTCCTCATCCTTACTGATGCAGCACCTGC GCCCCAAGATGCAGCAGAGAAAG ACAACATTTCTGAAGTGAAAGAAGAAGATTCCGGTCCTGCTCTGCCAGACCGGTGTGCAGGAATTGAGTTTGACGCCATCACTCCTGACGAAAAAGGAAAGACTTTGTTCTTCAAAG GTGCCTACATGTGGAAGGATTTTCATGGACCAGCACAGCTTGTCAGCGAGTCCTTCAAGGAAATTGATGACATTCCCAACGCTGGCCATATCAGTGCTGCCTTCCGAATGCACAACAAAGCCAATCCAGATGACCATGACCGCATTTACCTCTTCCTG GAAGACAAGGTGTTCAGCTATTATGAACAAGTCCTGGAAGAAGGCTATCCAAAACATATCAATGAGGAATTCCCTGGTGTTCCCACACACCTGGACGCAGCAGTGGAGTGCCCCAAAGGAGAGTGTATGGCtgattctgttttatttttcaagg GACAGGATGTTCACGTGTATGATCTGAGCACCAAGACAGTGAAGACCAAGACATGGTCCCACCTGCCTGCTTGCACCTCTGCTTTTCGCTGGCTGGAGCACTATTACTGCTTCCATGGACACAACTTCACCAGGTTCAACCCAATATCTGGAGAGGTGAACGGAACTTATCCAAAAGATGCCCGGCATTACTTTATGAGGTGTCCCAACTTTG GACACGGAGGTGGCTATAACATCCCTAAATGCAGTGAAGTTAAAATAGATGCCATCACGACTGATGATGCAGGAAGAAAGTATGCCTTTGCAG GACCCATCTACATGCGCCTTGACACTCGCCGGGATGGTTTTCATGCCTTCCCGATCACTCGGATGTGGAAGGAGGTGGTTGGAAAAGTGGACGCGGTATTTTCCTACGGCGACAAGATGTACCTAATCAAG GGTAAACAGGTTTACATCTACAAAAGCGGTGCTCACTACACCCTGGTTGAAGGCTATCCTAAGACCCTGGAAGAGGAGCTTGGGGTCGAAGGACCTGTGGATGCTGCTTTCGTGTGTCCGGGCCAGCACACGGTTCATATCATTCAAG GAGAACGATTTCTTGATGTTTCATTAACGGCCACACCCAGGGTTGTTGCCCGAAACCTGCCCTTCGTTCTGTCCGACATTGATGCAGCCTACTGTGATGCAAATGGAGTCAAGTTATTCAGCGGCTCCAAGTATTATCAATATCCCAGCGCCACAATACTGGCTTTGAGCAAAATTGCTGCTCTTGCAGAACCTATAACCTCAGAAATGCTGGGCTGCCGAGATTAA